The proteins below are encoded in one region of Nocardioides marmorisolisilvae:
- a CDS encoding UvrD-helicase domain-containing protein gives MTGTATGTAMPTFDITAPLPRVGVSALEASAGTGKTWAVATLAARYVAEGTRLDQLLVITFSRAATQELRDRVRFRLTEAVKALEDPYAATDQVLVDVLTHDATGAPLPEEECATRRHRLQSAVTQYDAATILTTHGFCDLVLRSLGVAGQTDVTDRLVEDVDDLVEDVVVDEYLRRWADSPEEPPVEVGDARAAARAAVHHLRGRIEPDASVDPRAGALVAFARAVVAEVDARKRSGGLLTFDDLLTRLADAVEGDDSPAAQRMRERWPVVLVDEFQDTDDVQWRVLEAAFAQHSRLVLIGDPKQAIYAFRGGDTPTYLRAVRGATKQTLAVNWRSDPAVVEALQVLTRGAALGDEGIVVHPVSAHRTTSRLAGVTAGVRLRHLHRAGHPLNGNGTLKAPAAPQQIALDVADDLARLLSSGATYDGRPLRAGDVAILLPSVRYDGSRILTALRDKRIPFVVNTAETVMGGPAAQHWTTLLLALEQPQRPGRVRAAALTPFLGVTPEELDAGGDDLVDHLAERVRGWLDLVRSRGVAAVVAAAHAAGMARRVLTQAGGERLLTDLDHIGELLHEAAVDRHLGVTGLLRWLDEAIEEGGRSDARRRRLDIDADAVQVLTVHGAKGLEFPVVYLPQLYERRVNDRETIHAYHDGDDRCLDVAGTPAAARAARRETAQEDLRLAYVALTRATSLVVAWWAPTWNAGNGGLSRLLFGREDGRAEVSQQVEVPADDANAEVVLQRWADRGAFSLERAQPTGEPPLRLAPPRERLACRSFERTLDTEWRRTSYSGLIRAEEQLITAASEPEDVGTVDEELPPIDGAAVPVLPQPAAEGPVSPMADMPAGATFGSLVHAVLEHADPSAPDLLAELRGHVEEQRRWWTVDAASEDVAAALLPLHDTPLGPLAEDLTLRRIGRADRLCELDFEFPMAGGDAAGPTDLPLAAFATALRRHLPAGDPLRGYADRLEAPGLGEQRLRGYLSGSIDVVLRVPDASAPGGARFVVVDYKTNQLGEPGRPSTAWDYRAEAVAAAMVHSHYPLQALLYTVVLHRYLRWRLGAAYEPERHLGGVLYLYLRGMCGPATPAVDGVPCGVFSWRPPVALVEELSQLLAGEEAPR, from the coding sequence ATGACGGGCACGGCGACGGGGACCGCGATGCCCACCTTCGACATCACCGCGCCGCTCCCCAGGGTCGGGGTGAGCGCGTTGGAGGCGAGCGCCGGCACCGGCAAGACCTGGGCGGTCGCGACCCTCGCGGCGCGGTACGTCGCCGAGGGCACCCGGCTCGACCAGCTGTTGGTGATCACCTTCAGCCGCGCCGCCACTCAGGAGCTGCGCGACCGGGTCCGGTTCCGGCTCACCGAAGCAGTCAAGGCCCTCGAGGACCCGTACGCCGCGACGGACCAGGTGCTCGTTGACGTGCTCACCCACGACGCCACAGGGGCGCCGCTCCCCGAGGAGGAGTGCGCAACGCGCCGGCACCGCCTCCAGTCCGCGGTGACCCAGTACGACGCCGCCACCATCCTCACCACTCACGGCTTCTGCGACCTGGTGCTGCGCTCGCTCGGCGTCGCCGGCCAGACCGACGTGACCGACCGGCTGGTGGAGGACGTCGACGACCTGGTCGAGGACGTGGTCGTCGACGAATACCTGCGCCGGTGGGCCGACAGTCCCGAGGAGCCGCCGGTGGAGGTCGGCGACGCGCGCGCGGCCGCCCGTGCCGCGGTCCACCACCTGCGTGGTCGCATCGAGCCCGACGCCAGCGTCGATCCCCGCGCCGGCGCGCTCGTCGCCTTCGCCCGCGCCGTCGTCGCGGAGGTGGACGCCCGGAAGCGATCGGGCGGGCTGCTGACCTTCGACGACCTGCTCACCCGGCTCGCCGACGCCGTCGAGGGCGACGACTCCCCGGCTGCGCAGCGGATGCGCGAGCGGTGGCCGGTGGTCCTGGTCGATGAGTTCCAGGACACCGACGACGTGCAGTGGCGGGTGCTCGAGGCCGCGTTCGCCCAGCACTCGCGCCTGGTCCTGATCGGCGACCCCAAGCAGGCCATCTACGCGTTCCGCGGCGGCGACACCCCCACCTACCTCCGGGCGGTCCGCGGCGCTACGAAGCAGACCCTCGCGGTGAACTGGCGCAGCGATCCCGCGGTGGTCGAGGCGCTGCAGGTGCTCACCCGGGGGGCTGCGCTGGGCGACGAGGGCATCGTCGTGCACCCGGTCTCGGCGCACCGCACCACCTCGCGACTGGCCGGCGTGACCGCCGGCGTCCGCCTCCGGCACCTCCACCGCGCCGGGCACCCGCTGAACGGCAACGGCACCCTCAAGGCGCCCGCCGCGCCGCAGCAGATCGCGCTCGACGTGGCCGACGACCTGGCGCGCCTGCTCAGCTCGGGCGCGACCTATGACGGTCGTCCGCTCCGGGCCGGCGACGTCGCGATCCTGCTGCCCTCCGTGAGGTACGACGGCAGCCGCATCCTCACCGCCCTGCGCGACAAGCGGATCCCGTTCGTGGTCAACACCGCCGAGACGGTGATGGGCGGTCCGGCGGCCCAGCACTGGACGACCCTGCTGCTCGCGCTCGAGCAGCCGCAGCGGCCCGGCCGGGTGCGTGCGGCGGCGCTGACGCCGTTCCTCGGCGTGACCCCGGAGGAGCTCGACGCCGGGGGCGACGACCTCGTCGACCACCTTGCCGAGCGGGTCCGCGGCTGGCTGGACCTCGTGCGGAGCCGGGGTGTCGCCGCCGTGGTGGCGGCGGCGCACGCCGCCGGGATGGCGCGCCGGGTGCTCACCCAGGCGGGCGGCGAGCGGCTGCTCACCGACCTCGACCACATCGGCGAGTTGCTCCACGAGGCCGCGGTCGACCGGCACCTCGGCGTGACCGGGCTGCTTCGGTGGCTTGACGAGGCGATCGAGGAGGGCGGACGCAGCGATGCCCGGCGTCGACGGCTCGACATCGACGCGGATGCCGTCCAGGTGCTGACCGTGCACGGAGCCAAGGGCCTGGAGTTCCCGGTCGTCTACCTGCCCCAGCTCTACGAGCGCAGGGTCAACGACCGCGAGACCATCCACGCCTACCACGACGGCGACGACCGCTGCCTCGACGTCGCGGGCACTCCCGCGGCCGCCCGCGCCGCCCGTCGAGAGACGGCGCAGGAGGACCTGCGGCTGGCCTACGTCGCCCTGACGCGGGCGACCTCGCTGGTCGTCGCGTGGTGGGCGCCGACCTGGAACGCGGGGAACGGCGGCCTGAGCCGGCTGCTGTTCGGCCGTGAGGACGGCCGGGCCGAGGTCTCCCAGCAGGTCGAGGTGCCCGCGGACGACGCGAATGCCGAGGTGGTGCTGCAACGCTGGGCCGATCGGGGCGCGTTCAGCCTGGAGCGGGCCCAGCCGACGGGGGAGCCGCCGTTGCGCCTGGCCCCGCCCCGCGAGCGGTTGGCGTGCCGCAGCTTCGAGCGCACCCTCGACACCGAGTGGCGGCGTACGTCGTACTCCGGGCTGATCCGGGCCGAGGAGCAGCTGATCACTGCGGCGAGCGAGCCGGAGGACGTCGGCACGGTGGACGAGGAGCTGCCCCCGATCGATGGGGCGGCCGTCCCGGTACTCCCGCAGCCGGCGGCCGAAGGGCCCGTCTCCCCGATGGCGGACATGCCGGCGGGGGCGACCTTCGGGTCGCTGGTGCACGCGGTCCTCGAGCACGCCGACCCGTCGGCCCCCGATCTGCTCGCCGAGCTTCGCGGCCACGTCGAGGAGCAGCGCCGCTGGTGGACGGTCGACGCGGCGAGCGAGGACGTGGCGGCCGCGCTGCTGCCGCTGCACGACACCCCGCTCGGCCCGCTCGCCGAGGACCTGACACTGCGCCGGATCGGTCGGGCAGACCGGTTGTGCGAGCTCGATTTCGAGTTCCCGATGGCCGGAGGCGACGCGGCAGGGCCCACGGACCTACCGCTGGCCGCCTTCGCCACGGCCCTGCGCCGACACCTTCCGGCCGGCGACCCGCTGCGCGGCTACGCCGACCGCCTCGAGGCACCCGGGCTGGGCGAGCAGCGGCTGCGCGGTTACCTCAGCGGCTCCATCGACGTGGTGCTCCGGGTCCCAGACGCGTCCGCGCCGGGGGGTGCCCGGTTCGTCGTGGTCGACTACAAGACCAACCAGCTCGGCGAGCCGGGACGCCCGTCGACGGCGTGGGACTATCGCGCCGAGGCGGTCGCGGCGGCGATGGTGCACTCGCACTATCCGTTGCAGGCGCTGCTCTACACCGTGGTGCTGCACCGCTACCTGCGCTGGCGTCTCGGGGCGGCGTACGAGCCCGAGCGGCATCTCGGTGGCGTGCTCTACCTCTACCTGCGCGGCATGTGCGGGCCTGCGACGCCGGCCGTGGACGGCGTCCCCTGCGGCGTGTTCTCCTGGCGTCCGCCGGTGGCGCTCGTGGAGGAGCTGTCCCAGCTGCTCGCCGGCGAGGAGGCGCCCCGATGA
- the recD gene encoding exodeoxyribonuclease V subunit alpha gives MTTVRGPDPDLSARQALRATGLLAEFNRSGVLDSADVHVARRLGALGGEAAPEVLLAVALAVRAARLGSVCVDLAAVASQPIELADGAAEPGWPEPTTWVEAARSSGLTDAGVLRLEGTLLYLDRYWREECDVCADLLARVGRRPPDVDEAVLGTALDRLFAEGWEEQRSAARQAAGQWLTVLTGGPGTGKTASVARMLAVVAEQHRLATGQAPRIALAAPTGKAAARLQESVAREAATMPGADRNAVTGLEASTLHRLLGWRPDNTTRFRHHRENHLPHDLVVVDEVSMVPLSLMARLLEALRPQARLVLVGDPDQLASVEAGAVLADVVAGFAGRADSPVVRLTEVHRTRDAPTSVLADLAQALRDGDAEAALHLLASDAGSARMVDPEDATAMAVVQEQVARAAYDVTVAAEHDDRAAALAGLDDHRLLCAHREGPYGVGGWNRLVERLVSERTGLTRYAEWYAGRPVLVTANDSVLGLSNGDLGVTTRLPDGRLRVVFRVDGAIVPYATTRLSAVETVYAMTVHKSQGSEARAVTVVLPPEDSPLLTRELLYTAVTRAREQVTVVGSAAAFRAAVERPVQRASGLAARLRQAPDARG, from the coding sequence ATGACCACCGTCCGCGGTCCCGACCCCGACCTCTCCGCGCGCCAGGCGCTTCGCGCCACCGGACTGCTCGCCGAGTTCAACCGCAGCGGCGTGCTCGACAGCGCCGACGTCCATGTTGCGCGGCGACTCGGCGCCCTCGGCGGAGAGGCGGCCCCCGAGGTGCTGCTCGCCGTCGCCCTCGCGGTCCGGGCCGCGCGGTTGGGCTCGGTGTGCGTGGACCTCGCGGCGGTCGCCTCCCAGCCGATCGAGCTGGCCGACGGCGCCGCGGAGCCCGGTTGGCCCGAGCCGACGACCTGGGTGGAGGCGGCGCGTAGCAGTGGGTTGACCGATGCCGGGGTGCTCCGCCTCGAGGGCACGCTGCTCTACCTGGACCGCTACTGGCGCGAGGAGTGCGACGTCTGTGCCGACCTGCTCGCCCGCGTGGGCCGCCGGCCGCCCGACGTCGATGAGGCGGTCCTGGGGACCGCCCTCGACCGGCTGTTCGCCGAGGGCTGGGAGGAGCAGCGGTCCGCCGCCCGGCAGGCCGCCGGGCAGTGGCTGACCGTCCTGACCGGTGGGCCGGGCACCGGCAAGACCGCGTCGGTCGCGCGGATGCTCGCCGTGGTCGCCGAGCAGCACCGGCTGGCCACCGGCCAGGCCCCCCGGATCGCGCTGGCCGCCCCGACCGGCAAGGCGGCCGCCCGGCTGCAGGAGTCGGTGGCCCGGGAGGCCGCGACCATGCCCGGCGCCGACCGGAACGCCGTGACCGGCCTCGAGGCCAGCACGCTGCACCGGCTGTTGGGCTGGCGACCCGACAACACCACGCGCTTCCGGCACCACCGCGAGAACCACCTGCCGCACGACCTGGTCGTCGTCGACGAGGTCTCCATGGTGCCGCTCTCGTTGATGGCACGGCTCCTCGAGGCGCTGCGCCCCCAGGCCCGGCTGGTGCTCGTCGGCGACCCCGACCAGCTCGCGTCGGTCGAGGCGGGTGCTGTGCTCGCGGACGTGGTCGCAGGGTTCGCCGGACGCGCCGACTCTCCGGTGGTGCGGCTCACCGAGGTGCACCGCACGCGCGATGCCCCGACCAGCGTTCTCGCCGACCTGGCCCAGGCGCTGCGCGACGGCGACGCGGAGGCAGCCCTGCACCTGCTCGCCTCCGACGCCGGCTCGGCCCGGATGGTCGACCCCGAGGACGCCACCGCGATGGCGGTCGTCCAGGAGCAGGTCGCCCGGGCCGCCTACGACGTGACGGTCGCTGCCGAGCACGACGATCGCGCGGCCGCCCTAGCGGGGCTCGACGACCACCGGTTGCTGTGCGCGCACCGCGAGGGGCCCTACGGCGTCGGCGGCTGGAACCGGCTGGTCGAGCGGCTGGTCTCGGAGCGGACCGGCCTGACCCGCTACGCCGAGTGGTACGCCGGGCGACCGGTGCTGGTCACCGCGAACGACAGCGTGCTCGGGCTCTCCAACGGCGACCTGGGCGTCACCACGCGGCTTCCCGACGGCCGGCTCCGGGTGGTCTTCCGGGTCGACGGCGCGATCGTGCCGTACGCCACCACCCGGCTGTCCGCGGTCGAGACCGTGTATGCGATGACCGTGCACAAGAGTCAGGGCTCGGAGGCGCGGGCGGTGACCGTGGTGCTGCCGCCGGAGGACTCCCCGCTGCTGACCCGTGAGTTGCTCTACACCGCGGTGACCCGGGCGCGGGAGCAGGTCACCGTGGTCGGGAGCGCGGCCGCGTTCCGGGCCGCGGTCGAGCGGCCGGTGCAGCGGGCGTCCGGCCTGGCAGCCCGGCTCCGACAGGCGCCCGACGCCCGCGGCTAG